The following are encoded in a window of Streptomyces sp. Go-475 genomic DNA:
- a CDS encoding transcriptional repressor, with protein sequence MTTAGPSVKGRATKQRAAVAAALQEVDEFRSAQELHDMLKHKGDSVGLTTVYRTLQSLADAGEVDVLRTADGESVYRRCSTDDHHHHLVCRNCGKAVEVEGPAVEKWAEAIAAEHGYVNVAHTVEIFGTCAECAAAVGG encoded by the coding sequence GTGACGACCGCTGGACCGTCCGTGAAGGGCCGCGCCACCAAGCAGCGTGCCGCCGTGGCGGCGGCCCTGCAGGAGGTCGACGAGTTCCGCAGCGCGCAGGAACTGCACGACATGCTCAAGCACAAGGGCGACTCGGTCGGGCTCACCACGGTCTACCGCACCCTGCAGTCCCTCGCCGACGCCGGCGAGGTCGACGTCCTGCGCACCGCCGACGGCGAGTCCGTCTACCGCCGCTGCTCCACCGACGACCATCACCACCACCTCGTGTGCCGCAACTGCGGCAAGGCCGTCGAGGTGGAGGGCCCGGCCGTGGAGAAGTGGGCCGAGGCCATCGCCGCCGAGCACGGCTACGTCAACGTGGCCCACACGGTGGAGATCTTCGGCACGTGCGCGGAGTGCGCGGCTGCCGTCGGCGGTTGA
- a CDS encoding metal ABC transporter ATP-binding protein has protein sequence MNEPVVSLRGVRADLGSRPVLRGIDLTVRRGEVVALLGANGSGKSTAVRSVIGQVQTGAGEIELFGTDRRRFRDWHRVGYVPQRTTAASGVPATVTEVVLSGRLSRARFGMLRKADHAAVRKALELVGMADRAKDPVDALSGGQHQRVLIARALVSEPELLIMDEPMAGVDLASQEVLAHTLREQVSQGTTVLLVLHELGPLEPLIDRAVVLRDGCVVHDGPPPKAVGQHALPGHDHVHPHAPAGTEPIRTGLLS, from the coding sequence ATGAACGAGCCCGTCGTATCCCTGCGCGGCGTCCGCGCCGACCTGGGCTCGCGCCCCGTCCTGCGCGGCATCGACCTCACCGTGCGCCGCGGTGAGGTCGTCGCGCTGCTCGGCGCGAACGGCTCCGGCAAGTCGACGGCCGTGCGCAGCGTCATCGGCCAGGTGCAGACCGGCGCCGGCGAGATCGAGCTGTTCGGCACGGACCGCCGGCGGTTCCGCGACTGGCACCGCGTGGGCTACGTCCCGCAGCGCACCACGGCCGCGTCCGGCGTGCCCGCCACGGTGACCGAGGTGGTGCTCTCCGGCCGCCTGTCCCGGGCCCGCTTCGGCATGCTGCGCAAGGCGGACCACGCGGCCGTGCGCAAGGCCCTGGAGCTGGTCGGCATGGCGGACCGGGCCAAGGACCCGGTCGACGCCCTCTCCGGCGGTCAGCACCAGCGCGTCCTGATCGCCCGCGCGCTGGTCTCCGAGCCCGAGCTGCTGATCATGGACGAGCCGATGGCGGGCGTCGACCTCGCCAGCCAGGAGGTGCTCGCGCACACCCTCCGGGAGCAGGTCTCCCAGGGCACGACGGTCCTGCTCGTGCTGCACGAACTGGGCCCCCTGGAGCCCCTCATCGACCGGGCCGTCGTCCTGCGCGACGGCTGCGTCGTCCACGACGGGCCGCCCCCGAAGGCCGTCGGACAGCACGCCCTGCCCGGCCACGACCACGTACACCCGCACGCGCCGGCGGGCACCGAACCGATCCGCACGGGACTGCTGAGCTGA
- a CDS encoding metal ABC transporter permease → MDFLDYAFMQRALLAAVLVGITAPAVGIYLVQRRQALMGDGIGHVAMTGVGLGFLLTWSPVWMATLVSVLGAVLMELIRWYGKTRGDIALAMLFYGGMAGGVMFINLAPTGSNANLTSYLFGSLSTVSESDVTAISVLAAFVVLVTLGLRRQLFAVSQDEEFARVTGLPVRALNLLTAITAAVTVTVAMRVVGLLLVSALMVVPVAAAQQIGRSFAATFAIAVAIGVSVTIGGTVTSYYQDVPPGATIVLLTIGAFIVLTALAAPLARRRARARTAADATADPAECAIPGSREATDEVGV, encoded by the coding sequence ATGGACTTCCTCGACTACGCCTTCATGCAGCGGGCCCTGCTCGCCGCCGTCCTGGTCGGCATCACCGCCCCGGCCGTCGGCATCTACCTCGTGCAGCGCCGCCAGGCCCTGATGGGCGACGGCATCGGCCACGTGGCGATGACCGGCGTCGGCCTCGGCTTCCTGCTGACCTGGTCCCCGGTGTGGATGGCGACCCTCGTCTCCGTCCTCGGCGCGGTCCTCATGGAGCTGATCCGCTGGTACGGCAAGACCCGCGGCGACATCGCCCTCGCGATGCTCTTCTACGGCGGCATGGCCGGCGGTGTGATGTTCATCAACCTCGCGCCGACGGGCTCCAACGCCAACCTGACGTCGTACCTGTTCGGCTCGCTGTCGACGGTCTCCGAGTCGGACGTCACGGCGATCTCCGTCCTGGCCGCCTTCGTCGTCCTGGTGACCCTGGGCCTGCGCCGGCAGCTCTTCGCGGTCAGCCAGGACGAGGAGTTCGCGCGGGTGACGGGCCTGCCGGTGCGCGCCCTGAACCTGCTGACGGCGATCACCGCGGCCGTCACGGTCACGGTGGCGATGCGCGTGGTCGGCCTGCTGCTGGTCAGCGCGCTGATGGTGGTGCCCGTCGCGGCCGCCCAGCAGATCGGCCGCAGCTTCGCCGCGACCTTCGCGATCGCCGTCGCCATCGGCGTGAGCGTGACGATCGGCGGCACGGTCACCTCGTACTACCAGGACGTGCCGCCCGGCGCGACGATCGTGCTGCTGACCATCGGCGCGTTCATCGTGCTGACGGCGCTCGCGGCCCCGCTGGCCCGCCGCCGCGCCCGGGCCCGGACCGCCGCGGACGCCACCGCGGACCCGGCGGAGTGTGCCATTCCGGGCAGCCGGGAGGCGACCGACGAGGTCGGCGTCTGA